One Campylobacter sp. RM16192 genomic region harbors:
- a CDS encoding pyrimidine dimer DNA glycosylase/endonuclease V, with amino-acid sequence MRLWTISPVYLDAKGLVALWREALLAKHVLKGLTKGYKNHPQLDRFYAHKRPIDLINAYLQEVYEEASKRGYKFDKSKIDAFNSQNLSPVQVTSGQIEYEFAFLQDKLRVRDALMYERNLRVSEVGIMSIFKAVNGDVEPWEKIKS; translated from the coding sequence ATGAGACTTTGGACGATCAGTCCTGTTTATCTGGACGCAAAAGGTTTGGTAGCGCTATGGAGGGAGGCGCTTTTAGCAAAGCATGTTTTAAAGGGACTTACAAAGGGATATAAAAATCATCCGCAGCTTGATAGATTTTACGCGCACAAACGCCCAATAGATCTTATAAATGCATATTTGCAAGAGGTTTATGAGGAAGCCTCAAAAAGAGGATATAAATTTGATAAAAGCAAGATAGACGCCTTTAATAGCCAAAATTTATCGCCGGTGCAAGTTACCAGCGGTCAGATAGAGTATGAATTTGCGTTTTTGCAAGATAAGTTAAGGGTGCGAGACGCCCTGATGTATGAGCGAAATTTACGCGTGAGCGAAGTTGGGATAATGAGTATTTTTAAAGCTGTAAATGGAGATGTTGAGCCGTGGGAAAAGATAAAGAGCTAA
- the uvrA gene encoding excinuclease ABC subunit UvrA has product MNDTIKITGAREHNLKNINLEIPKNKLVVFTGLSGSGKSTLAFDTLYAEGQRRYIESLSAYARQFLDKVGKPDVDKIEGLTPAIAIDQKTTSKNPRSTVGTITEIYDYLRLLYARVGIQHCHQCGKPISKMSASDIINEISKLPKGAKVVIYAPLVREKKGTWADLIENLRAKGFVRAQIDGVMVRLDEEIELAKTKKHTIKVIVDRLVIDDENLQRLAQDVEKALSESYGEVEIEITNADELNLKEKFIHYSEHMACFDCKISFTPLEPLSFSFNSPKGACEHCDGLGIRYSLDMNKIIDEEKSVETGAIKLLYGYNMSYYYKFLLAFCEQNGIDVKKPYFELSEDEKRLVLYGNAKEVEFFWKRHKIARKFEGAVKISYDLLKDSKDFGEYMSERGCSNCGGHRLRPQSLAVRVAGLGIGEILDMSIENCVAFFSDSSKFDYLSEQDGMIASPILKEINERLYFLYDVGLGYLSLGRDARTISGGEAQRIRIASQIGSGLSGVMYVLDEPSIGLHERDTLKLIKTLRNLQSKGNSVIVVEHDKKTIEEADFVVDIGPAAGKFGGEIIFSGDVKSLMQTNTSTALYLSGEKNINYQKNRKQEKWIEISNVNINNISNLSAKFPLRNLVGITGVSGSGKSSLILQTLLPEAQEQLNRARKVKKIAGVNLSGLENLDKVIYLDQSPIGRTPRSNPATYTGVMDEIRNLFAQTKEAKLRGYKIGRFSFNVKGGRCEKCQGEGEIKIEMHFLPDVMVVCDACNGSRYNAQTLEILYKGKSIADVLNMSIDEAIEFFKAVPKIYAKLKTLQDVGLGYITLGQNATTLSGGEAQRVKLSKELGRSDTGNTLYILDEPTTGLHFADVDRLTQVLHHLVELGNSVFVIEHNMDVIKNCDYIVDMGPEGGSKGGKIIAVGSVKEVAKNHKKTGSYTGKFLAEELEEMKAKNVKKDAKSACQVS; this is encoded by the coding sequence ATGAACGATACAATAAAAATCACAGGTGCGCGCGAGCACAACTTAAAAAATATAAATTTAGAAATTCCAAAGAACAAATTAGTAGTTTTTACGGGGCTTTCAGGCTCGGGCAAGAGCACTCTAGCCTTTGATACGCTTTATGCCGAGGGGCAAAGGCGTTATATCGAGAGTCTTTCTGCTTATGCAAGGCAGTTTTTGGATAAGGTCGGAAAGCCTGATGTGGATAAGATCGAAGGGCTAACGCCGGCAATCGCAATCGATCAAAAGACCACAAGTAAAAACCCTCGCTCTACAGTCGGCACAATAACCGAAATTTACGACTATCTGAGGTTGCTTTATGCGCGCGTTGGCATTCAGCATTGTCATCAGTGCGGTAAGCCGATCTCAAAGATGAGTGCAAGCGATATCATAAACGAAATTTCAAAGCTTCCTAAGGGCGCTAAAGTAGTGATTTACGCTCCGCTTGTGCGAGAAAAAAAGGGAACTTGGGCGGACTTAATCGAAAATTTGCGCGCAAAAGGCTTCGTAAGAGCCCAAATAGACGGTGTGATGGTAAGGCTTGATGAAGAAATCGAGCTAGCTAAAACTAAAAAGCACACCATAAAAGTCATAGTCGATCGCTTGGTTATCGATGATGAAAACCTTCAGCGTCTGGCTCAAGACGTAGAGAAGGCTTTGAGTGAGAGTTACGGCGAAGTCGAGATTGAGATAACTAATGCCGACGAGTTAAATTTAAAAGAGAAATTTATACATTACAGCGAGCATATGGCGTGCTTTGATTGCAAGATTTCATTTACTCCGCTTGAGCCGCTTAGCTTTAGTTTCAACTCTCCAAAAGGAGCTTGCGAGCATTGCGACGGACTTGGAATTCGCTACAGCCTTGATATGAATAAGATAATAGACGAGGAAAAAAGCGTAGAAACCGGCGCTATCAAGCTACTTTACGGCTACAATATGAGCTATTATTATAAATTTCTGCTTGCATTTTGCGAACAAAACGGCATCGACGTGAAAAAGCCATATTTTGAGCTAAGTGAAGATGAAAAGCGACTTGTGCTTTACGGCAACGCAAAAGAGGTTGAGTTTTTTTGGAAAAGACACAAGATAGCGCGTAAATTTGAAGGTGCGGTAAAGATCAGCTACGATTTGCTTAAAGACTCCAAGGATTTTGGCGAGTATATGAGCGAAAGAGGCTGCTCAAACTGCGGCGGACACAGGCTTAGACCGCAATCTTTAGCCGTGCGCGTAGCAGGGCTTGGGATCGGTGAAATTTTGGATATGAGTATAGAAAATTGCGTTGCGTTTTTCTCAGACTCTAGCAAATTTGACTATCTAAGCGAGCAAGATGGCATGATAGCTTCGCCTATATTAAAAGAGATAAACGAGCGACTTTATTTTCTTTATGACGTGGGGCTTGGCTATCTCTCGCTCGGGCGGGACGCGCGCACTATAAGCGGCGGAGAAGCGCAAAGAATTCGCATCGCAAGCCAGATAGGAAGTGGGCTAAGCGGCGTTATGTACGTGCTTGATGAGCCAAGCATCGGACTTCATGAAAGAGATACATTAAAGCTTATTAAAACTCTTAGAAATTTGCAGTCAAAAGGCAACTCCGTAATTGTAGTGGAGCATGATAAAAAGACGATAGAGGAGGCTGATTTTGTAGTTGATATCGGTCCAGCAGCGGGTAAATTTGGAGGCGAGATTATATTTAGCGGCGATGTAAAAAGCCTTATGCAGACCAACACCTCAACCGCTTTATATCTAAGCGGTGAGAAAAACATCAACTATCAAAAAAACAGAAAGCAAGAGAAGTGGATAGAAATTTCAAACGTAAATATCAACAATATCTCAAATTTAAGCGCTAAATTTCCGCTTAGAAATTTAGTCGGTATTACGGGTGTTTCGGGTTCGGGTAAAAGCTCGCTCATACTTCAAACCCTGCTTCCTGAAGCGCAAGAGCAGCTAAATAGAGCTAGAAAAGTTAAAAAGATAGCGGGCGTGAATTTAAGCGGACTTGAAAATTTAGATAAAGTTATCTACCTTGACCAAAGCCCGATAGGCCGCACGCCACGCTCAAATCCTGCGACATATACGGGCGTGATGGACGAGATAAGAAATCTCTTTGCGCAGACCAAGGAAGCAAAGCTTAGAGGCTACAAGATCGGGCGCTTTAGCTTTAATGTCAAGGGCGGCAGATGCGAGAAGTGCCAAGGTGAGGGCGAGATAAAGATAGAGATGCACTTTTTGCCCGATGTGATGGTGGTTTGTGATGCTTGTAATGGCTCCAGATATAATGCTCAGACGCTAGAAATTTTATACAAAGGCAAGAGTATTGCAGATGTGCTAAATATGAGTATCGATGAGGCGATAGAGTTTTTTAAAGCGGTTCCTAAAATTTACGCTAAGCTTAAAACCCTGCAAGACGTCGGGCTTGGCTACATCACGCTTGGGCAAAACGCAACCACGCTAAGCGGCGGCGAAGCTCAGCGCGTGAAGCTCTCAAAGGAGCTTGGTAGAAGCGATACTGGAAATACGCTTTATATACTCGATGAGCCTACTACGGGACTTCACTTTGCCGATGTCGATCGCCTTACGCAAGTGCTTCATCATCTAGTCGAGCTTGGAAATTCGGTATTTGTGATCGAGCATAATATGGACGTGATTAAAAATTGCGATTATATCGTTGATATGGGACCTGAAGGCGGCTCAAAAGGCGGCAAGATAATAGCCGTAGGAAGCGTTAAAGAGGTGGCTAAAAATCACAAAAAAACAGGCTCTTACACGGGTAAATTTTTAGCCGAGGAGCTTGAAGAGATGAAGGCTAAAAATGTCAAAAAAGATGCAAAGAGCGCTTGTCAAGTATCTTGA